Part of the Mauremys reevesii isolate NIE-2019 linkage group 4, ASM1616193v1, whole genome shotgun sequence genome is shown below.
TGgatagagcactggcctgggagtcaggagacctggtcagtgccacccagctgtgtgaccttgggtgaatCATGGTGCAtccctgtctcagtttccccgtcTGTATAATGGGAATAATGATGGTGCCCTTCCTTTGTGACATACATGGAGCTCTACGGCCACCATGATAACTACTAGAACTGGAATCCTCGTTCACTCCAGCATGAGGCCCGTCCTGATGCCCCCTTCCACACTTGGTAGTAGTAATCACATGACTTTCTCCTTCCCTAGAGTGTCCCCACACAGCTGCCACCAACAGTGGATACTCCCGCAAGGAGAACGGCAGCTTCTTCTCTCAGTGAGGGGTTTGCTGGCTTGTGCCctggctgtgcagctctggaCCCACTTCCAACTTGAGTGAACCTTCTTCTGTCTGCTCTGTGTGCATTAAATCCCTCTGGTCAGCAAAGCTTGTCCAGAAAAACAGCCATGAACAGGAGAGATTTTAATTTAGTGTCAATCTTGTTTCCCTGTCCGCTTTGCTGCATTCATCCCTCCATGCTGGGTAACTGTGGGGTACACAGCTGTGCGGCAGCAATACTAACCTTTGTGCATCAGCCAAGAATACGCTGTGCTACCTCTCCACCTCCAACATGGCTCCAGTCGGCCACCCAGGCTGGTCCTCTAATTCTGGGGGCCCAAcctggtgctcagcacccacaacccCCAATAAAGCCTGCAGGACCAGTGTGTAACTGATCAGACCCTTTATTAACTTGGGCTTCCAATAATCAGGGCTCCTAAAATGAGAGGCCATTTTCTGGAAGCTGGCCTGTAGGCAAGAGCAGGCACTGCATGTAGCAGCGTGGCGCTTTATTCATTAAAGAACATTGGGGCATTCAATAAACTGAAAAGGCGGCAAATTCCATACTAATAcaaggactttttttttccacacaatAGATACTTAGCCTATGGAACTTGCTGCCACAAgaattgaggccaagaatttgcaagatttttaaaaggattgGGGATTTTTCCATGGAAATGAGAAAATTCAGAGTAGAGTTAATTCTGGCAGGAATATTAACCTTCCTGCGGCAGGGCTCAAACTCATCTctattagagaccaggatgagacctaatgtggGGGCAGATTACCCCCATTCTGCCATCCTAAGGTTCTTACACCACCCTGtaaagcagctggggctgggcactgccagagacagggctATATGGAGCCATGGGCTGATCCATACTGGAGGTTCCTATGCGCCTGCTGTTTGGGGATTAAATCATCATGGACAGAAATCCAGCTTCCCcacaaaatgctttttaaaaaaactcaggTGATTTGTTTGGTTTCTTCTATGCCAGCGAGTTCACGCCTCGGCTCTGCCCTTTTGGGAAGAGTTGCTTTTCTTTGTCCTTACAATGGTTCCAGCATGGGTACACATATGTTGCTCAGGAGTCATGGGATGCTGCCATACATCCTCTGCATGGTGAGCAAATGGTCTTCAGCAAGGTAATTCAGGCCCCATGTGTAACGCCCAGCACTAGCACATCTCCAGCCTGGGGCTTGAAAACACAACTGATGCTCAGTCCCAGGCAGCTAAAGGAGCCATCTCCCAGCTTTCTAAGATGAGCCAGTTTGGGGGAAGCCCAGTTGCAACTGGTCTGTATCAGAAAGCTTGCACTAGCATGACAACATGGAATtagttacatcagtgcaaatgCCTAATGTAGATGGATTTAAACCaggttaattaattaaattaCCTGGTTAAAATAATCCAGATTAAATGGCTGTATAGTGGGAGTTTACATCTGTGCAATTAAATGGATTATTTATACTGGTGCAAAATAGCCATGTGCAGATCAGTGGCTATACATGACACATCCAGCCCCAGGGTCAGGCCAaaagtgaaatgagtttgatgATCTCAACTCTACAGCTGCTTTATATTTGTCTGAACTCCTCTGGGGAATAGTTGGTCTAAGAGTAGGAGCAGCCAGTCAGAGGCAAGGTTGAGACAGATAAGGCTTGACAGAATTCAAGCACCTTTCCAATGTGGAAGATGCTACTGTAGCACTTGCCTGCATTACACTTCGCTCACACCAGCAGCTGCTCATTTCCCCCTCCATGTATGCCTGAGGAACAAGAGACCCACACACCAGTTTACTGCAGCTGTGGATCAGCTCGTGTTTATTCCTCAGCACTCATTGCTGGGCCAGCCCTGCCTTAGCCTGCACAATGGGGAAAGAGCAACTGTAGACTCATACATGATTTTTCACTGGTTTGAAAAACTCTGGTTTCCATTAAAAGAAGTTCCTCTCTTGGCAATAGAAAAGGATGGTGGCAGGATGGATGGGCAGCTAACCAGCCTTCCAGAACCATGGCTCCAGCCAAATGTTACAGCAGCCAAAGGTGTGAACCTCACGACCCCCAATTCACTTCAGTGCCACATTAACCTCCAACTCCAGGCAGGGCTAAGGCACCTCTATGCTACAGGGACTAGCACCACAGCATGGGGGTTCTGACTAGCATGTCCCCAAGCCCAGGAGCTAGGTTGATGGACACTTTCTTCCATTCACCTTGCTGTGTCTACCCCAGGGGCAAGCGTGGCACAGCAACAGCGCTGGAGTGTGGAGTTTGCACAACTGTGAGCACCATAGCGATGTCAACCCAAAATGTAGGCCAGACCTCAGCAGAAATCAACTTGTGGGTTTGTCCGAGAGCTCccctctgctggggggagaagaggattggaacaggggtctcccacctcagGAGCTTGCCCAAACCCCTGGGCATTCTGCTTTGGGTCTCCTTCAATCTCTAAAGCCACTCCACCTTGGATAATTAAATGTGAGTGGTGCATGGGGACTGGACCTTGGCTGTCCCTGAGCTAGAGTCAGTCTCTCTGGCCCAACACAACCTTCATAATTTAGCCACAATGGACCAGTTTCAAGAAGAGGGATTGAGGGAAACCCACATCACAGTATCCCTGGCCCTAGCAGGCAAGATGGGCAGCTGAATTCCTTTGGGACTTAGGCAGGAGACAGGCATCCATCCCCCTAGAGGGAAGCAGCAAGAGGCACCCAGGAACTTCACCCTGAAAACCAAGCGGGGCACCATGTTCAGGCTCAGTGAGAGTTCTGTGGATTACAGTGAGCTGAAAACTGGGATGTAGGAACCTGAATGccagcctgagcccccccaaGGCCCTTTGTGGATCTGAACCTTCATGACTTGCTTTTCCTGGAGCAGTGAAGCTCTCCCCATGAGAGGCCCTCAAGAGGCTGCTTCAGCTCCTTGTATGTGGGTGACAAATGTATTACTACAGCCAATCAGACTCATCAGCTCTTACAcagagtctcactgaagtcaacatgcTCACTCATCTGCGTAagggctgcagccctggggatGGGTTCATAGGATCAGGCCCCATGGTATGCGTGGTCAGAATGACAGCTCCTAGGGCAGGGGTAGACAActtatggcacacgtgccgaaggcagcatgtgagctgattttcagtggcactcacacttcccGGGTCCTGGCccccggtccagggggctctgcattaattttaaatgaagcttcttaaacatttttaaaaccttatttactttacatacaacaataatttagttatatattatagacaatGTATTACCAGCCTGcacaaccttaaattagagtgaataaatgaagactcagcacaccacttctgaaaggttgccaaccccatCCTAGGATCTTGCCAGTGAAGCAGACAGTGCTAGAGGGGTTCAGAGAGGCCACTGAAAGCACACTCTGGGAGAGCTGAGCTAGATTTCAGTGCCCCTTTAACACCATTATGTTTTAGTGATGGGGGGTCAGGGGAGAATAAGCCATTGACAGAGAACCTCTGTTGAGGGGCATTGCTTTGTTTCTCCACCCTGCCTGAAACCAGCTTGCTCTCACATCCATttcagccctgctccccacatcTGCTGTAAGATCACCCCCATTGCCTCCAAGCTATTTGCACTAGGCTGTGCAAAGCAAGTGTCCCCAGGATAATCCTGAGCTACTCTTCAGCTCACCAGGGTAttgcactcccagcgctgggtgtgttgtgtgaacTCCCATGATACCAACCCATCACCCCAGGGCACACATGCCAAGCAGGATGGCCTTGGGTGCCAAAACAAACACCTACTCTCAGCAATTGCCCTGGAAGGGCCAGAAGTGCAGCAAAAATAACCAAAGGCTTGAGCCCTTGAAGTGGTTTTAATACTGAGAGCTATAAACTCTTGTAGGAGCTTTGAGCAAAGACCATCTCCCCCCATTACAGTCAACCATTAGCTAATGATCAGGATCATTTATTTTCTTCTGGAGAATATTAAGCTACTCCAGCCTGCATGCAATCTGGGGAGCTGAACACCAGAGATTACAAGGAGGATTTTAAGGAGTGGAGGGTACCACAGTGTGGCTCAGATTTTGAACGCTCAGTTCCCTTCACAGCACTAAAATAAAGGGCCACATCTGTATGCTGCACGTTGAGCCTACTTGAACCGCACCCCCCTGTGAGTGCAGAGCACATCCAAGTATGGTCCTGTTACTGGCAAAGCAGCATATCTAGAAGCACTGCTGAAGTCTAGCTAAATACCAGAGCCACGCAGCTAAATCACCCTCTGGCCAATGGGGCAGGATAACAGGCAGCCCCCAGTCACCCTGGGCAACACCACCACGTTTAAATGCAGACTTACaagaattttaatttatttattatgagCTTGACCCCCATCCCCTCCGAACCCGCCGCCCAGCAGGAAGCCCCCAGAGCGGCACGCATTCCTTAGGGAGAAACGAAGGGCCATGCGTTCCAGGGGCAGATGGAGCCCCAAGCCTAGCTGGGGCTGCTGGCCAGACACCGCAGGGCTCCAGGACACAACGCTTCCCGGGGAAAACTGTGGCCCGGGCGGCTCATTGCAGTCGGCTGCTCGTGGGCCCAGGCGGGTTGATCAGGGTCTCTCCGCCTGTAGCGCAAGGAAGCCCCAGGCAACCCCGCTCCTCATGGGCCTCCCGCGGGCGGCTGGAAGGGGAGTTGCTGCCCTGGGGCGACCGTGTGCACAAAGCTACCAGCGGCTGCTCTGCAGTCCTTGCTCCGCGCCCTGAGAGCCAGCGCCGCCCTGCCCGGAAACACCCCCGGCtcgcgacacacacacacaccccgaaggGCTCGGCCGCACCCTCCCCCCACGCTGCCCCAGGCAGGCCCAGCGCCGCCGGGCTCAGATCAGAATCGCCTCGATACTCATGGGCCGGGGGGCTCAGGCCAGCGAGGACCCGCCCCGCGGCCTCATCTATCTGATCGACTCATCATCTCTGAGCGCCGGGCGGGCCGGCTGCGGCCTCCAACTCTGCCCCGCACAGCGCCCGCGGGCTTCGCGGGAGGGGTCTTCTCATCTCGGGCCGGGCGGCCGCCCCCGGCCCGATCGAATAAGATCAACGTGTAGGCGATATCCCAGCAGGGCCgcacgcaccccccaccccaccccacatcgCTGCACACGCACACCCCCACGCACGCTCAGGTGCACACTCAACTCCCTGCACACTCACTCACGCGCCATCCGCTCCCCTGCAGGGCTCCGCATGCGCAACAACTCCCTTTTATACAGCCTGGGGCCGCATTGCATCATGGGAGCACCAGCTGCCTCCATAGAGCTCTCCCCAAACGGGCCGCGGCCTCTCGGGCGCCCTCTTCGGCCGGGAGGATTCCACGCAACCCTCCTGCCTGGACCGCTGCTTTTCACCTCCAGCTTTCTTTGCCCCCAGCCAGGACCCGGGCCGGGTGAGCTGGAATCGGGACATCTCCGCAACTCCAGCCAACAACATTATTTTAACATAACTTAGAAACAAGGATTAGCTGAAAACATGTGTGTTTTACTGAGGGGAGATGTTAACACACTATGAGACTTAAACATCCCATTGTCTCACCCACAGAATTCTTCTGCAGAACTGGGAGGGACCTTAAACACCTGCTAGCATCAGTCCCAAACCAGAGGATGGATACAGTCCACAGTGGCTGGGGCAGCTCCATAGTATAAAATTGTCTTGTTTTAGAGATACAGACAGAAAACTTAAGCTGCACAAATACAAATGTGAGGTAGATCTGTGCATATGCAGGAAGGCcagagaaagtcactatcagttcTCAGGCTCTAAATATTCAATTATTTTCCATGCAGGGAGGAGattttttccctctgtatttTTCTGTGATTTGCATTGTAGTTTGATAAATGTATTCTGACCGCCTAGTTTACTTGGTTCATAGCTTTTAGAGCTTGTATGATTTCTGGTTTTGTCTGTGCAGAGTAGATCACACCAGACACAGGCATGCTCAGCCCCAGTCTAGCACAATTCAGTAACACCAGTCACCCCATCTGTGCAGGCCAGAACACACTGCTATAACATGCTAACTCACTTCCATGCTGTAGCAGGGTCTGGGAACATGTTTGTTTTGTTAGCATAGAAGGGACATAATTTGACTCCTGTGGGCTATAATACTTGGGTCTAATATTGGttgctgggtttagtgtgtgggtgctagAGGAGGTCAGTTTAGATATTctgctggtcccttctggcctttgttGAATGAAATTCCTGCATCTGGTCAACTGCATAGTCAGCCCACTCCAAAATTCTGTCCTGCAGTGCCCTCTGCCATACCCACAAGGCTAGCACACGCTCCATATAGCCAGTAACCAGACTATAGAGAGGGGATGTGTTTTCCAGGCTCTGCTACAACAGGGTCAGTTTAGACTCCATTCTAGGTGAGGGCTGAAGCTTCCACATTCATTCACCAATGAGCAAAATCAGAGAAGCAGAAAGGGGCCAAGTGAGAGGAAGGGTGGCACAGAAGACAGGGTGCTAGCATAAAACTTCGAAGACTCAGGTTGCAATCCCTGTTCTCCcatagacttcttgtgtgaccctaGGGTAGTGATTTAGTCACACTGTGCCTAGGGGGAGTGAGGATaaacattaaagattatgaggtgcCCAGATATTAGGGTCTGGGAGCCCTAGAAGAACCAACTGTGGATTTTACACTATCTTTAGTATTCACAGTCCCTCAGAACACCAACTTAAATGTCTAATACCCTCCCCCTAACACATCTGAATCTGTGCCCAGACCTCCAAGAACAGTAGCCATGCACAAAAGTCCCTATTTCAACTGGGCTTTCCTAATGGCTATTGTGGGAAAagagggttaagaagctcacatGCTGGGTTCCATCCACAGAAGTTTTCATGGGAGTGACATTGAGTtcccatcatagaatcatagacgattaagggtggaagagacctcaggaggtcatctagtccaatcccctgctcaaggcaggaccaatccccaactaaatcatctcagccaggactttgtcaagccaggccttaaaaacctctaaggatggagattccaccacctccctaggtaacccattccagtgcttcaccaccctcctagtgaaatagtgtttcctaatagccaacctagacctgccccactgcaacttgacaccattgccaccacagagaacagctgagctccatcctctttggaaccccacttcaggtagttgaaggctgctatcaaatcccccccttactcctctcttctgcagactaaacaagcccagttctctcagcctctcctcgtaagtcatgtgccctagccccctgatcatttcatagaatcatagactttaaggtcagaagggaccatcatgatcatctagtctgacctcctgcacattgcaggccacagaacctcgcccactcCTGAAATatcccctaacctctggctgagttactgccctccactggactctctccaatttgtccacatcctttctgttgttgggggcccaaaactggatgtggcctcaccagtgccaaatagaggggaataatcacttcccttgatctgctggcaatgctcctacttatacagcccaatatgccgttatctttcttggcaacaaggtcacactgctggctcatatccagcttttcattcAATGTAATCCCCAGGACCTTTTCAGCATCACACACTTGGAGAATGTTTCACAGGGAAGTGTTGTCCCATTAACTGATGTGTACATTAATTGAACAGCTGCCTTTAAGGGGGTCACCAGGCTTATAAGAAGGTGATAAACATAGAATGCAGATGGCATTTTTAGCTAAGTAGTTCTAGAACTCCACTGCTCTGCAAACAAGAAACTAAACAGATAGGTAACAGTTTGTGACCTCAAATCCCTGAGCTGCCTTCCAAGCTCTTGGTAGCACATGGTTAACCAGACCCATTCACATCACTGCCAATCCTAGTGTAACAGGCGCACAAATAAGGCAGCACATAAAAAACTCTATTCTActgagacctgatccaaagccaatgcaagtcaatggaaagactcctattgactccAATGGGTGCTGGCTACTAGAAAGGCAAAGTGAGGCTAGGAAGGGAATACCTCAGCCTTTGCCAAATGAAAATGGACAAAGTCAGTAGGGAAAAGACATTTTATTGGCAAGTTttttattcatgattttataaacaatggagaattttaaaaaacTAAGCTACAAAAAAGTAGTTGAGTGATCCCTTCACTGCAACTACTGTAGGGGATTGATTCCTACATTTCAATCTGGGTGTGTAGAAGCTGGAGAGAATAGCTCAATAGAGGTGAAAAACAAATTGAGAAGACAGGCCCATTGGAGATGGAAATAAAGTACAGAATAACATCAGTATAGGAGGCATTTGTCTTTAACAATCTATACACTTTCCAAATATACAAGTCGCGATGTTAAAATGTGGCTTAGACATTATCTTTACTATTAAGTTTAGTTACATAgtgttcccaccccctccccacctacTCCCTCCTTAGTATAAATATCGAGGCTTGTGTTGGCTTCTAAACCACTTTCATCCAGGACATTGTTCAAGGACAAGGATGATTTGTATGTCAGGGTCCCAGAGAGCAAGCAGTTTTCTAGACACCTGTAGCTCATGCTACATTTACACCAATGACACACTGCTGTCACTGAACAGTGATTTGCTGCCCATTGCAATCCAGATCTACTTTCTGCTTGGAAAACCTTCTTACATGAATATAGAAGGTAGTCTTCAGAACCACATTAGATGAGTTTCATTTTGTTACCTATTGAGAAGTTTCAGTTGAAGTCTGTGCTTTTAGGATATCATCTCCCTAGTCTTAGGCCCCCAAAATACGTAGCTCTAACACAAGAGTGTCATTACGGTCAACTTATCTCCCTCCCCCGCTGTTCTTACTACACTTATTGGGATTTAAAGATATTATCTCTAAAATAGCTTAAATGCAACCTGTTCCCATCTATGTTCTGTCAAACTGAAAACTGTATCCATTCTGGTAGGCCCAAGCAATTAATCGTGAAACAACACAAGGTTCTCCTTAAGCAGACCATATAATGTTATAGGAAAGAGGATTTGATCTGTATACATACATAAAGTAATCTTTGCTGATTACTTTATAAAGGGATAGGAAGATAAAAGAACATCTTCTCACTTTGCTGAAAGCACAGAGAACTTGGAGCCGTTGTGAAGAGCAGAGGGTCACTCTCTTGGTTTGGAAAAGGCTTGGTAATGGGGGCATTTCCTCTTGGCATCGCCAAACTGGGCTCTGTCCATTCCATtgacctctctctgcctcaggtaAGTTCTCCTTTTCAGCAGCTTCTCCCAAACAGGTGTGTGTGTCTGAAGCCTTGAGATTCATTTTATGAACAGAACGTAAAAAGCCATCACAATGCAGGATATAGCCACCGCTGCATGAAGTCTGGTGCCGATCACTGCAGCTGAAAGACAAAATGAAGATACATAGCAGCTCCAGCACACATCTCAGGATGACACTCACTAAGGCTCACAACACCTACATGTAGATAACTGTCAGACCCATTTTACTGATGGTTTAGTGACTGAAAGGTTAAACAGCTGCTATCCCCTTAGAAGAAAGTTACAGTGAATCAGGAGCAAACCCAGGAGCAGGCCCCAGGTGTCTTGGCTCCCATGCCTTGCTCTCACCTGCCCAGGGGTTTCCTAGGGCAGGTAGCCTCGTGCCCTCCGTGAGTGGAGCGTTGCAACGCTGGGACCCCCGGTTTTCCTGCCCGCGCCCCCGCTGGCCCAGCCCCCGCCTTACCTTTGTAGAACACGCCCCAGACCCCGCGCTTCTCCGAGAGCAGCCAGGCCTTGAGCCGCGGCACCTTCCGGAAGTAGGCGCAGGTGCAGACGAAGAGCAGGCCGAACACCAGCACCCCGTCCAGCGAGTAGGCTGCAAGGCAAGGGGAGCAGCGCGTCACCGGCTGCAGCGGGCGCGGGCCCAGCCCCGTCCCGggtccttcccccctccccgggccccCCCGGCTCCCTCACATCTCTGCGCCCCGGAGGCCCGGGCCAGGCAGGCAGCTGAGAGGCGGCCACTGGCCAGCGCCGCCCGGCCCGAGAGCCGCCGTCCCCCCCgcggaacccaggcgtccgagcTCGGGCTACGCCCGCCCCTCACCGTTGGTCATGGCGATGGGGAGGGGCGGCCGCTTTGGAGTCGCGAGCGGCTCCCGTCACCGCATCTCACAAACCGGGGCGCCCTGATCCTCTCTGCGCATGCGCCACAACCGGCCAGCCCACAGCCAACGCGACAGCCGGAACCGCCAGGTAGAGCCAGCCGAGCGCAGAAAGCGCAGGCCAGACGCAGCCAGTCGAAGACCGAGCGGCTAGGCGACGCCAATCAAACGAATTAACGCGATTACGCCTCCTCAATCGAGTACCGATAGGCGactccaattttttaaaatttcattattATTGGTATCAGGCCTAGACCCAAGCTGGGATCAAGCCCCTACTGTGTCAGCATGGCATACACACTGAAAGATAGTCactgtcccaaagagctcacagtacacacaggcacaggtagggttgccaaccctccaggattgtctcaaggaattaaagattattttttaatgaaaggtTATGTCATGGGATGAAACCAACcagaattggcaaccctaggcacAGAGTGggagggtaaactgaggcacataaaGAGGAAGGGACTGGCCATAAGTCACCCAGTAGTAGTGTTGGTGGCATCAGGCATCTatattaggcctgaatgaaccaaagaTATTCTATGACAACCTAAAGGGCCCCATGTTAAACTGTAATCGACCTCACAAGCcagtaaccgagaatggaatgtgtggcaactagttatcagtgcaacactgataccaggaggcaattataaagcctgcttgcacctggctgaagggagtgaaACAAAATAACCGGTTGGgaaaaagttactaacgagataatttgtttgctgccaagtatgatttaactTGCTTAGTATAATTGCTATTTTATAATGTATCTGCTATATGGGAACtagaagggagggaagaagaggggagggggggaagagagggctgggcagtgggggtaatagagatgcttagctgaaatcatgtataaagacagagagctgcttgtatggagtgtgcttgatttgagacttGTCTGTCTCCAAGTAccgtgctttgagatctcaaataaacctttgtttgcttctccaccttggtgtgtctattggagcgaggcacaccgggcaacgaaccactgttgctgtcgcctcaggCCTTTGTGCCGGCAAGAGTAGGATGACCAGGTGTCTGgattttgactggaacacccagttgaaaatgGACCCTGGTGTCTCTGGTCAGCACCTCTGACTGGGCCATTAGAAGTCCAATTGGTGGTGCTGTGGCACTAAGGCAGGCTAGCCCCAACCTGTTCTggctccatgctgtgccctggaagcagccagaagGTCCGACTCCTATGCAGGGGGGCCACATGGCTctacacgctgcccctgccccgagcactggctctgcacaatgggaggtggggggtgggcagtgcctgcaggcgagagcgGTGCGTggagcctcctgcacccctcccccccacctagGACCTGGACTtgttggctgcttctggggcacgtgcaacatggtgccaggacagacaggcagcctgccttagcaccgccctcgcccctgctgtgccactgactgggagctgcccgaggtaagcccacgccccaaccccaagccccaaccccctagcccagccctgacccccccaacctggagcaccctcctgcaccccaaacccctcttccccagccccactccagagcctgcacccccaattagagccctcaccccctcccgtaccccaaccccctgccccagcacagtgaaagtgagtgagagtgggggagagcgagccacagagcgagggggaatgtagtgagcagggggtggggccttaggggtggggcaggggcattgCCTCAGGGAaagggcggggctagggtgtttggttttgtgcgactAGAAGGTTGGCAACTCTACCCAGCAgcaagtggcagagctggagaaaGAACCCAGCCCAGTACCCCATCCACTAGATGCCTCTAAATCACGCCGCAGTAGCTGCACAGAGACATCCCAGTTTCCATTACTAGTGCTGAGCTGTGGCTTTGCTGCTCAAATTTATGGTTTTATGGTAAATATAAGTGAGGATAGGTGAGTGTGTCTGTTGTGCGGGAAGCTTCGTGTTGATTTGTGCGGGTGGTGAATGAGGGGTGTTTGCTGCAGCAAGGGGTTATGTGTAGGAGCAGCTAGAGAGTAATTCTTAATTTAGTCCTACGTGGAACACAGGATCTGAtctaagaggtgaatatagctgaaccgcttAGTAAttgcaaccataatgtaattatatTGAACATCATTGtaggggaaataccaaagaaacctacCACAGTAGTATTTAACTTGAAAAAGGGGAACTATT
Proteins encoded:
- the TMEM167B gene encoding protein kish-B — encoded protein: MTNAYSLDGVLVFGLLFVCTCAYFRKVPRLKAWLLSEKRGVWGVFYKAAVIGTRLHAAVAISCIVMAFYVLFIK